A genomic segment from Lytechinus variegatus isolate NC3 chromosome 10, Lvar_3.0, whole genome shotgun sequence encodes:
- the LOC121423363 gene encoding nudC domain-containing protein 3-like: MESVPGGRYDGNLGDIMQNERQIDRFLDVIFEFLYRRTDFYRLMKHENDSMGLPPGVARKHVMQAYMKYEHLAHGTENPATAKNEKKPAATDPSIDAPVAVESVVEVTTTTEVTDLPGSPSSSTSQPTERSCPTASSTSPAAGAGSSPRLNPDTGEVIADTACSSSRQKSHDTPPDTSLDTPAQRHNLNAADTYNGALRDNYAWSQTLKDIDLKVFVPPTVTKAKQLMVDIKNESIKVTLKGCPSDGQGGKVLVEGKLKEGIRGEETIWSLDPGNCVQINLEKRREVWWKGVLEDEPEIDQKAIDNTQYVHEMDEQSQTDYQRVMYDMERKRQGLPSSKEEETHNILRKAWNAEGSPFKGSEFDPSKINISAS, from the exons ATGGAGAGTGTACCAGGCGGCCGATATGATGGCAATTTAGGTGACATCATGCAGAATGAACGACAGATTGACAGATTTCTTGATGTGATCTTTGAGTTTTTATATCGCAG GACTGATTTTTATCGGCTGATGAAGCATGAGAATGATTCCATGGGTCTTCCTCCTGGTGTAGCCCGGAAACATGTCATGCAG GCATATATGAAGTATGAGCATCTCGCCCATGGGACAGAAAACCCTGCCACAgcaaaaaatgagaagaaaccAGCAGCAACTGATCCTTCCATTG ATGCCCCAGTCGCAGTTGAATCTGTCGTGGAAGTCACGACCACCACTGAAGTAACCGATCTCCCAGGTAGCCCTTCATCATCAACAAGCCAACCAACTGAAAGGAGCTGTCCCACTGCATCATCCACTAGCCCTGCTGCAGGGGCTGGTAGTAGCCCTAGGTTGAACCCTGATACTGGTGAAGTGATAGCTGATACAGCATGCAGCAGTAGCAGACAGAAGTCACATGATACACCACCTGATACATCACTTGACACACCGGCTCAAAG ACATAATCTGAATGCTGCTGACACATACAATGGTGCTTTGAGAGATAACTACGCCTGGTCACAAACACTGAAGGATATAGATCTAAAGGTGTTTGTCCCACCGACAGTCACCAAAGCAAAACAACTCATGGTTGATATCAAGAATGAATCTATTAAG GTTACCTTGAAGGGCTGTCCATCTGATGGTCAAGGTGGGAAGGTTTTAGTTGAAGGGAAACTGAAGGAAGGTATCAGAGGAGAAGAAACTATCTGGAGCTTGGATCCAGGAAATTGTGTTCAG ATTAACCTTGAGAAGAGGAGAGAGGTGTGGTGGAAGGGTGTCTTGGAAGATGAGCCCGAGATTGATCAGAAGGCTATTGATAACACCCAGTATGTTCACGAGATGGACGAGCAGTCGCAGACGGATTACCAACGTGTCATGTACGACATGGAGCGAAAGAGACAAGGTCTTCCTTCGAGCAAAGAAGAG GAAACCCATAACATCCTGAGGAAAGCATGGAATGCTGAAGGGTCACCATTCAAAGGATCCGAGTTTGACCCATCAAAGATCAACATATCTGCATCTTGA